Proteins from a genomic interval of Deltaproteobacteria bacterium:
- the cmk gene encoding (d)CMP kinase, translating into MDESSKSVIIAIDGPAGAGKSTVAKAVATQLGYRLVDTGAIYRAVALSATRQGIAFKDESGLARIVSNLNITFHMTQSVNHVILDGEDISELIRTAEISQGASIVSAHPKVRTGLLELQRRLAGEGGAVLEGRDIGTVVCPNAQVKIFLDASADERARRRQQDLKQAGVTVSKDKVLAEIKERDDRDTKRATAPLIAAKDAIVLDSTKLSIAEVVQQIVLKVKSALP; encoded by the coding sequence ATGGATGAATCAAGTAAAAGTGTAATTATTGCTATCGATGGTCCGGCTGGGGCAGGTAAAAGTACGGTTGCCAAAGCCGTGGCTACCCAGTTGGGATATCGGCTTGTAGATACTGGGGCAATTTATCGCGCTGTGGCATTATCAGCCACTAGACAAGGCATAGCTTTTAAAGATGAAAGTGGCCTTGCGCGCATTGTTAGCAATTTGAATATAACTTTTCATATGACCCAAAGCGTCAATCACGTAATTCTTGATGGTGAAGATATTAGTGAATTAATTCGGACTGCTGAGATTTCTCAAGGTGCATCAATTGTATCAGCACACCCTAAAGTACGCACCGGATTGCTTGAACTTCAGCGTCGTTTGGCAGGTGAGGGTGGTGCCGTACTAGAGGGTCGTGATATTGGCACGGTGGTTTGTCCAAATGCACAAGTGAAGATTTTTTTAGATGCTAGTGCCGATGAGCGAGCCCGTCGACGTCAACAAGATCTTAAACAGGCAGGTGTAACAGTAAGCAAAGATAAGGTTTTGGCTGAAATAAAAGAACGTGATGATCGTGATACAAAGCGTGCTACAGCACCATTAATTGCTGCTAAAGATGCTATTGTACTTGATTCCACGAAATTATCTATTGCTGAGGTTGTGCAACAAATTGTTCTAAAAGTAAAATCTGCGCTACCATAA
- the aroA gene encoding 3-phosphoshikimate 1-carboxyvinyltransferase encodes MELRIEGGKPLIGNFEVPPDKSITHRALMLASLCEGQSVIEAKGIGEDNQSTKKVLTDLGVAIQEDNGSIIVTSQGAKHFITPNQPLDCGNSGTTMRLLSGILAGAGINAELCGDASLSGRPMGRVCEPLRKLGANIRGTITNGRELPPLRIDATKAFKGGAIEVNVASAQVKSAIILAGVTSGRSVSVRQPAVSRNHTETMLKALGAPIRSYQETLGSVVVELGDGTKLLPTHFKIPGDFSSAAFFLAAGVLVADSRITITNVGMNVTRNAFLDVMLGVGARIDVADLNEHNGESVATLRVQPSFLCTPNSESESYIVGGGKIPLLIDELVILAALASQVRGTTKVQDAHELRVKESDRISETLRLLSSFGVQAIEQPDGFIIKGPQQLKAARVDVSSDHRIALTAAVLALAAPGESILSGFEVAAVSYPGFIDVLQKLGAKVRVA; translated from the coding sequence ATGGAACTTAGAATTGAAGGCGGCAAGCCGCTGATTGGTAATTTTGAAGTACCACCAGATAAGTCGATTACGCATCGAGCACTAATGTTAGCATCTTTGTGCGAAGGTCAAAGTGTAATCGAGGCTAAAGGTATTGGTGAAGATAATCAATCTACTAAAAAAGTCCTCACCGATCTCGGTGTTGCAATACAAGAGGATAATGGCAGTATCATTGTCACTAGCCAGGGTGCAAAGCATTTTATTACACCCAATCAGCCATTAGATTGCGGTAATAGCGGCACCACCATGCGTCTATTGTCAGGCATATTAGCCGGTGCTGGCATAAATGCTGAACTATGTGGTGATGCCTCCTTATCAGGGCGTCCTATGGGCCGGGTATGTGAGCCGTTACGTAAACTTGGGGCGAATATTCGTGGTACCATCACTAATGGTCGTGAACTACCACCCTTGCGTATTGATGCAACAAAAGCTTTTAAAGGTGGTGCAATAGAGGTCAACGTCGCTAGTGCCCAAGTAAAAAGCGCTATTATTTTAGCTGGGGTAACTTCAGGTCGTAGCGTTTCAGTGCGACAGCCTGCAGTGTCGCGAAATCATACTGAAACCATGCTTAAGGCTTTAGGGGCGCCCATTAGAAGCTATCAGGAAACATTAGGTTCAGTAGTTGTAGAATTAGGTGATGGTACCAAACTGTTGCCTACGCATTTTAAAATTCCAGGTGATTTTTCGTCAGCAGCATTTTTTCTTGCGGCTGGAGTATTAGTTGCTGATAGCCGCATCACTATTACTAATGTTGGTATGAATGTAACTCGTAATGCATTTCTTGATGTCATGCTTGGCGTTGGTGCACGTATTGATGTTGCTGATTTAAATGAACACAATGGAGAATCGGTAGCCACCTTAAGAGTACAGCCAAGCTTTTTATGCACTCCCAATAGTGAATCAGAATCATATATTGTCGGTGGTGGCAAAATACCACTGTTAATTGATGAGTTGGTAATTCTTGCAGCCTTGGCGTCGCAAGTACGTGGTACAACTAAAGTGCAAGATGCTCATGAATTACGGGTTAAAGAATCTGATAGAATTAGCGAGACCTTACGTTTGCTATCGTCTTTTGGTGTGCAAGCAATAGAACAACCAGATGGTTTTATTATAAAAGGCCCACAGCAATTAAAAGCTGCTCGAGTTGATGTAAGTTCAGATCATCGCATTGCTTTAACTGCAGCAGTACTAGCTTTAGCTGCCCCAGGTGAAAGTATACTCAGCGGTTTTGAAGTTGCTGCCGTATCTTATCCCGGCTTTATTGATGTATTGCAAAAGCTTGGGGCAAAAGTGCGTGTAGCATAA
- a CDS encoding response regulator, translating into MADIQALVVEDSPTMRQLIVFALRRLPTLKVTEADDGMDALKKLKANKFDILITDINMPMMDGLKLVSIVRSDDVHRDIPIIIITTEGAAEDRQRALALGANAYITKPIQAPQVINAVKELLKI; encoded by the coding sequence ATGGCTGATATTCAGGCGTTAGTGGTTGAAGATTCTCCAACGATGCGGCAGCTAATTGTCTTTGCGCTGCGTCGTTTACCTACACTCAAAGTGACCGAAGCCGATGACGGCATGGATGCACTTAAAAAGCTAAAAGCAAACAAGTTCGACATCCTTATTACTGATATTAATATGCCAATGATGGATGGACTGAAGCTTGTATCTATTGTGCGCTCTGATGATGTTCACAGAGATATTCCGATTATTATTATTACTACAGAGGGCGCAGCCGAAGATCGACAGCGAGCATTAGCCTTAGGTGCTAACGCCTACATCACTAAACCCATTCAAGCGCCGCAAGTAATT
- a CDS encoding histidinol-phosphate transaminase, producing the protein MNIKEQSTNTNEVSVALGELRKSIDEIDDRLVELLKQRAALALEIAAAKAQAGKPTYIPERELEVLERVTAGDIGPMPEESLRIIFREIMSASRALQRSVGDKTEVNMLPLVNDAFLTLKPYIPGKPVSETKRELGLTDVIKLASNENPYGPSPKAISAATLALEQVNDYPDGGAFYLRQALAKHWGLDAKNFVVGNGTNEIIEMVVHTFLRHDENLLYTNPSFVIYKLAAQAIGCAVKEVPATADLRHDLKALARAVEKKTKLVFLDNPNNPTGGYNNRAELEAFFNDIPDDVVVVLDEAYFEYATAKDYPSGFDYLNKRQRLLVMRTFSKCYGLAGMRVGYAVGNFELIEYINRGRQPFNVNSVAQAAAIAAIEDHEHVEKSVQQNHQEMVRMLPLLRSMGLKVYDSQANFLLVDFHRDGEQLFTQMLHEGIIVRPMGPYGLPTSLRITIGTRSQNDRMIAVLTRILEK; encoded by the coding sequence ATGAATATAAAAGAACAAAGCACTAATACAAACGAAGTCAGTGTTGCTCTTGGCGAACTTCGCAAAAGCATTGACGAAATCGATGATCGTCTAGTTGAATTATTAAAGCAGCGAGCAGCATTAGCCTTAGAAATAGCCGCTGCAAAAGCACAGGCTGGTAAACCTACTTATATACCTGAGCGCGAACTTGAAGTTTTAGAACGAGTTACTGCTGGTGATATTGGGCCGATGCCAGAAGAATCACTACGCATTATTTTTCGCGAGATCATGAGTGCTTCACGGGCGTTGCAAAGATCAGTTGGTGACAAAACGGAAGTCAACATGCTGCCATTAGTGAATGATGCCTTCTTAACATTAAAGCCTTATATTCCAGGCAAACCAGTATCAGAGACTAAGCGGGAGCTTGGCCTTACTGATGTAATCAAGCTGGCTTCTAATGAAAATCCCTATGGACCTTCACCTAAAGCTATTAGCGCGGCTACTTTGGCTTTAGAACAAGTCAATGACTATCCTGATGGCGGAGCATTTTACCTTCGGCAGGCTTTGGCTAAGCACTGGGGGTTAGACGCAAAAAATTTTGTTGTTGGCAATGGCACCAATGAAATTATTGAAATGGTAGTGCACACCTTTTTACGTCACGATGAAAATTTGCTCTATACCAATCCTTCTTTTGTTATTTATAAACTTGCAGCTCAAGCGATCGGTTGTGCAGTCAAAGAGGTGCCTGCTACTGCTGATTTGCGCCATGACTTAAAAGCTTTAGCACGTGCGGTTGAAAAAAAAACTAAATTAGTTTTTCTTGATAATCCCAACAACCCAACTGGTGGTTATAACAATCGTGCAGAGCTTGAGGCATTTTTTAACGATATTCCTGATGATGTTGTAGTTGTTTTAGATGAAGCATATTTTGAATATGCTACTGCAAAAGATTATCCCAGCGGCTTTGATTATTTAAACAAACGTCAACGTCTGTTAGTGATGCGTACATTTTCTAAATGTTATGGCTTAGCTGGGATGCGGGTTGGATATGCAGTGGGTAATTTTGAATTGATAGAATATATTAATCGAGGTCGTCAGCCATTCAATGTAAATAGCGTAGCACAAGCGGCGGCGATCGCTGCAATAGAAGATCACGAACATGTTGAAAAATCGGTACAACAAAATCACCAAGAGATGGTGAGAATGCTACCGTTGCTGCGTTCAATGGGATTAAAAGTATATGATAGCCAAGCAAATTTTTTACTAGTTGATTTTCATCGTGATGGTGAGCAGTTATTTACTCAGATGTTGCATGAAGGAATAATCGTGCGGCCAATGGGGCCTTATGGTTTGCCTACATCATTGCGAATAACTATCGGCACACGGTCACAAAATGATCGCATGATAGCGGTACTCACTCGTATTTTAGAAAAGTAA
- a CDS encoding GAF domain-containing protein, whose amino-acid sequence MEDPKDTARNERPEELLAARREFLQIFKRGAEFTEELLKENERLRFRVAELELRLNPPSRDDDLVRELLEKVQRLESERQEALLRFQEVEAENKDFASRYVEIENENNNLLNIYVASYQLHSTLDFQEVVQIIVEIVLNFVGAEKFCIGLIDEKTNELRSLVAEGIQREQFNALSTSEGIVGKVVTSGEPHFVSDVESDLEKIDIGNPKVCIPLKIKDRVLGVILIYAFLSQKKRLAHVDYELFTLLAGHAATAIFSAKLYTESKRKLNTIQGLIDLVTS is encoded by the coding sequence ATGGAAGATCCAAAAGATACAGCTCGAAATGAACGCCCTGAAGAACTTCTCGCCGCACGACGAGAATTTTTGCAAATTTTCAAACGTGGGGCGGAATTTACCGAAGAATTGCTTAAAGAAAATGAAAGATTACGTTTTCGTGTTGCTGAATTAGAATTACGTCTAAATCCACCTAGTCGTGATGACGATCTTGTGCGTGAACTACTTGAAAAGGTGCAGCGTCTTGAAAGCGAAAGGCAAGAGGCCTTGTTACGCTTTCAAGAAGTTGAGGCTGAAAATAAAGATTTTGCCAGTCGTTATGTCGAAATTGAAAACGAAAATAACAATCTTTTAAATATTTATGTTGCAAGTTATCAATTACATTCAACTCTTGATTTTCAAGAGGTTGTGCAAATTATTGTTGAAATTGTATTAAATTTCGTTGGTGCCGAAAAATTCTGTATTGGCCTAATTGACGAAAAAACCAATGAATTGCGTTCATTAGTCGCCGAAGGTATTCAACGGGAGCAGTTTAATGCTTTATCGACTTCAGAAGGAATTGTTGGCAAAGTAGTTACAAGCGGTGAACCTCATTTTGTGAGCGATGTGGAGAGTGATTTAGAAAAAATTGACATTGGTAATCCGAAGGTTTGTATACCTTTAAAGATCAAAGATCGCGTACTGGGTGTTATTTTAATTTACGCTTTTTTATCGCAGAAAAAGCGCTTAGCGCATGTTGACTACGAGTTATTTACCCTACTCGCAGGGCATGCAGCTACCGCAATTTTTTCTGCAAAGCTTTACACAGAATCAAAACGTAAGTTAAACACAATCCAGGGCCTCATTGACCTCGTTACCTCGTAA
- a CDS encoding GTPase encodes MSSINFHTKEISVKIVYYGPGLCGKTTSLHTIYNSLPEDRRPQLVSLATEVDRTIFFDFLPVTAYRIRDFIVRLQLYTVPGQVFYNATRKLVLNGVDGILFVLDSQTGMKDSNLESMQNLEDNLAELGLETSRVPMVLQYNKRDLSDIFTIEEMESLYNRNGLPAFSSIATRGDGLLEALKSISQMVVNDLVHKGLGRQLTQPASDTPTSTATSVNTDTTTIGAAPRSVEEAVSRAAVPTEHRSSIGLWPVGDIEPLGAQIEAALRTANWQNVILAIEQLVQLQARKWAASEGLNKEDPFTHFLLMRGIAPARYRALWEASKALRAGQTVGRAEAMSALVLALETLW; translated from the coding sequence GTGTCATCTATTAACTTTCATACTAAAGAGATTTCGGTCAAGATTGTTTACTATGGTCCGGGTCTATGCGGAAAGACAACGTCTCTGCATACGATCTACAATTCACTTCCAGAAGATCGGCGTCCACAGCTTGTCTCACTAGCAACCGAGGTTGACCGAACCATATTTTTTGATTTTCTTCCGGTAACTGCTTACCGCATTCGTGATTTTATTGTGCGATTGCAGCTTTATACCGTACCAGGTCAAGTTTTTTATAATGCCACACGTAAGTTGGTATTGAACGGAGTTGATGGCATTCTTTTCGTGCTCGATTCCCAAACTGGCATGAAAGACTCAAACCTTGAGAGTATGCAAAACCTTGAGGATAATTTGGCCGAATTGGGTCTTGAAACAAGTCGTGTACCTATGGTGCTGCAATATAATAAACGCGATCTTTCAGACATTTTTACCATCGAAGAAATGGAGAGTCTGTATAATCGCAATGGTCTACCAGCTTTTTCTTCGATTGCTACCAGAGGAGACGGACTTCTTGAGGCATTAAAATCTATTAGCCAAATGGTAGTAAATGATTTAGTTCACAAGGGGCTCGGCAGACAATTAACGCAGCCTGCTTCAGATACCCCAACTTCAACAGCAACAAGTGTAAATACAGATACTACAACTATAGGGGCTGCGCCGCGTAGCGTTGAAGAGGCGGTAAGTCGCGCTGCAGTACCGACAGAACATCGTAGTAGCATTGGCCTTTGGCCTGTTGGTGATATCGAGCCACTTGGGGCACAAATTGAGGCGGCGTTAAGAACTGCCAATTGGCAAAATGTTATTTTGGCAATTGAGCAATTAGTACAGCTTCAAGCTCGTAAGTGGGCTGCTTCAGAAGGGCTAAATAAAGAAGACCCTTTCACTCATTTTTTGCTAATGCGAGGTATTGCACCGGCTCGTTATCGCGCCCTATGGGAAGCTAGCAAAGCCTTAAGGGCGGGGCAGACTGTGGGGCGAGCAGAGGCAATGAGCGCTTTAGTTTTAGCGTTAGAGACTCTTTGGTAA
- the miaA gene encoding tRNA (adenosine(37)-N6)-dimethylallyltransferase MiaA produces MKSPYVIAITGPTASGKSAVALSVSQKYCGEIINCDSVQVYRDFNIGCAKPTPDELSLVKHHLLDVVNWNESFDAQHYRNLAIKAIADINARQGLAIICGGTGLYLRALRWGLLAAPPAQEELRASLYQQEEQNPGEIYKRLQSCDPKSAKQIGPKNIVHLLRALEITLLAGEPASQLRAQHGFAREEVPMMVIALTWPLPMLRTRIKDRVEVMLNAGLITEVEGLLNKGVSVNSRPMRSVGYKEVSETLLGLAPLKGLSERIVKATYTYARRQLTWLRKEREVKWIEVQSLDQANSVVMALLSSYKS; encoded by the coding sequence ATGAAGTCTCCTTACGTTATTGCGATCACCGGGCCAACTGCTTCAGGAAAAAGTGCGGTTGCGCTCTCTGTTTCGCAAAAATATTGTGGGGAAATAATAAATTGTGATTCAGTGCAGGTCTACCGTGATTTTAATATTGGTTGTGCAAAACCAACTCCAGATGAACTTTCGCTTGTGAAACATCATCTCCTCGATGTTGTTAATTGGAATGAATCTTTTGACGCACAACATTATCGCAATTTAGCAATAAAAGCTATTGCTGATATTAATGCACGCCAAGGTCTTGCGATTATTTGTGGAGGTACAGGCTTATATCTACGTGCTTTACGTTGGGGATTATTAGCGGCACCACCAGCACAGGAAGAATTGCGAGCGTCACTTTACCAACAAGAAGAGCAAAATCCAGGTGAAATCTATAAGCGTTTGCAGTCTTGCGATCCCAAAAGTGCTAAGCAAATAGGCCCAAAGAATATTGTGCATTTGCTGCGCGCTCTTGAAATAACCCTTCTTGCAGGTGAACCTGCTAGTCAACTTCGCGCACAACATGGCTTTGCCCGTGAAGAGGTACCAATGATGGTAATTGCCCTTACTTGGCCATTACCAATGCTGCGCACTCGCATTAAAGACCGCGTTGAGGTTATGCTTAATGCAGGTTTAATTACCGAAGTTGAAGGATTGTTAAATAAAGGAGTTTCAGTTAATTCGAGGCCGATGCGTTCTGTTGGTTATAAAGAAGTAAGTGAAACTTTGCTTGGTTTAGCTCCTTTAAAAGGGTTATCTGAGCGAATAGTTAAAGCAACATATACATATGCTCGTCGGCAGCTTACTTGGTTGCGTAAAGAGCGTGAGGTTAAATGGATCGAGGTTCAAAGCCTTGACCAAGCCAACTCTGTTGTTATGGCGTTACTTTCTTCTTATAAGTCGTGA